Genomic window (Kosakonia sp. BYX6):
GCTAAACCACCAGTGCGTTTTCACGCCGCCGAGCACGCCAAAGACCATAAAGTCGATAAACCCGCCCTGAATGTTGCCGATCATCACGTTAAGCAGTTGCGCGCAGGCGAAGGAAAGACCGGTCATGATCGCGTGGAAGATAAACAGTAGCGGCGAGACGAAGATAAAGCTGAATTCCAGCGGTTCGGTGATACCGGTGGTAAACGACGCCAGCGCACCGGCCATCATCAGCGCTTTCACGCGCTGTTTGTGCTCCGGTTTTGCACAACGGTAAATCGCCAGTGCCGCCGCCGGTAAACCAAACATCATCACCGGGATCTTGCCCTGCGCCAGGAAACGCGTGGCTTCGCGCACCACATCATCCGCCAGCGCACCGGGGTTCGCCAGCGCATAGTTAAAGATGGAGAGCGCGCCAATCACGCTTTCGTTATCGACATGCACCATGCCGCCAACCGGGGTGAAACGTACCGTTTCATTAAGAATGTGGTGTAACCCGGTCGGGATCAGAATGCGTTCAGTAAAGGCGTAAACGAAGGTGCCAAACGGCCCGGATTCGCCAATAAATTGCCCAAGCTGAATAATCGCGCTGGCGATCACCGGCCAAATAAGCGACATCAGCACGCCGACAATCGGTAAGGCGATGACAGTGATAATCGGCACAAAGCGACGGCCACCAAAGTAGGCGATGGCCGCCGGGAGTTGAATGGTATAGAAGCGATTGTGCAGCAACACGGTGACCAGCCCGGAAATCACCCCGCCGAGTACGCTCATCTGGTAAGAAAAAATCCCTAAGGTGCTGGCAAATTCAGCGGAATACATCACCGCTTCGGTCTGGCTGTAGCCCTGTTTTACAAAGGCGTCGACGGAGGTGGTTTCTGGCGTTAACCCTTGCGCCAGCAAGCTGTAATTGACGCCGACATGAAAAGTGATAAAGCCGATGACGGCGGCCAGCGCGGCGGTGGGTTTCTCGTCCCGCGCCAGGCCAATGGCGGCAGCAATGGCAAATAACAGCGGTAAATTGGCGAACAACGCGCCAGCGACTTTACGGATAAAACCGATCACCTGCTGCATCACTTCCGCGTGAATCACCGCTTCGCCGACAATCGCCGGGTTTTGTAATGCCGCCGCCAGGCCCAGGAAAATCCCCGCCGCCGCAATTACCGATATCGGCATCATCAATGCCTTACCCAAATCTTGTAAAAACTCACCGGCCCGACTCATCGTTATTTTCCTTTTAGGGTTCCGACTGAACGTTGAGCAGAGTATAGCCAGGTTTGTTGTATAGTTGTCTAGCCCACTAGATGTAAAACATGGGGCCGATCACAAAGTGAGCAATCAGGAAAGAATTATGGGCGTCCGGCGGTCAGAGTAAAACGGTAATGCTGCTGGTTGTAATAAATCTCTGATATTTCAAAAGGAACCCCGTCGCGCAACATGGCGATAG
Coding sequences:
- a CDS encoding PTS transporter subunit EIIC, whose product is MSRAGEFLQDLGKALMMPISVIAAAGIFLGLAAALQNPAIVGEAVIHAEVMQQVIGFIRKVAGALFANLPLLFAIAAAIGLARDEKPTAALAAVIGFITFHVGVNYSLLAQGLTPETTSVDAFVKQGYSQTEAVMYSAEFASTLGIFSYQMSVLGGVISGLVTVLLHNRFYTIQLPAAIAYFGGRRFVPIITVIALPIVGVLMSLIWPVIASAIIQLGQFIGESGPFGTFVYAFTERILIPTGLHHILNETVRFTPVGGMVHVDNESVIGALSIFNYALANPGALADDVVREATRFLAQGKIPVMMFGLPAAALAIYRCAKPEHKQRVKALMMAGALASFTTGITEPLEFSFIFVSPLLFIFHAIMTGLSFACAQLLNVMIGNIQGGFIDFMVFGVLGGVKTHWWFSLLLGCLWAPVYYFSFKWIILRTNVKTPGREEEERAVRATQSVGEGDSATAKIIAGLGGHENIQNVDCCFTRLRVKIKDMQKVDENVLKQSGANGFIRATETDIQVIYGPQVESIANAVKQNLLVQQTQ